Proteins found in one Plectropomus leopardus isolate mb chromosome 9, YSFRI_Pleo_2.0, whole genome shotgun sequence genomic segment:
- the lbx2 gene encoding transcription factor LBX2, which yields MTSSKDMKAGSVLQSSGEERRRAPLDQLPPPANSNKPLTPFSIEDILNKPSVKKSVASICPPRVLEKVTGSNSARNGITTPSSPLCALEELASKTFKGLEVSVIQAAEGREHVNAFGQRQTSKKRRKSRTAFTNHQIYELEKRFLYQKYLSPADRDQIAQQLGLSNAQVITWFQNRRAKLKRDLEEMKADVESLKKINPQTLQKLVSMDSIEEPHGGGPEARSPSISPTSQGHRAFPQSPSSSRDQTTDEFSEDDEEIEVDD from the exons ATGACCTCCAGTAAAGACATGAAGGCAGGTTCAGTGTTGCAGTCCAGCGGCGAGGAGAGGAGACGCGCTCCCTTGGACCAGCTGCCGCCACCGGCCAACTCCAACAAGCCTTTAACGCCGTTCAGCATTGAGGATATCCTGAACAAACCGTCAGTAAAGAAGTCGGTGGCCAGTATCTGTCCGCCGAGAGTGCTGGAGAAAGTGACGGGCTCTAACTCGGCGAGGAACGGGATCACCACTCCCTCGTCGCCGCTGTGCGCGCTGGAGGAGCTCGCAAGCAAAACGTTTAAGGGTCTGGAAGTCAGCGTTATCCAGGCGGCAGAAG GTCGTGAGCATGTCAACGCTTTCGGACAGCGGCAGACGtcgaaaaagaggagaaagtcGCGGACGGCCTTCACGAACCACCAGATCTACGAGCTGGAGAAGAGGTTTTTGTACCAGAAATACCTCTCTCCGGCTGATCGAGACCAGATCGCGCAGCAGCTGGGGCTCTCTAACGCGCAGGTCATCACCTGGTTCCAGAACCGCAGGGCCAAACTCAAGCGGGACCTGGAGGAAATGAAAGCGGACGTGGAGTCGCTAAAGAAAATCAACCCGCAGACCCTGCAGAAGCTCGTCAGCATGGACAGCATTGAGGAGCCCCACGGTGGGGGCCCCGAGGCCAGATCGCCCAGTATCTCCCCGACCTCCCAAGGACACCGCGCCTTCCCACAGTCCCCCTCCTCATCCAGAGACCAAACTACGGATGAATTCTCGGAGGACGACGAGGAAATCGAGGTGGACGATTAA